From the Ignavibacteria bacterium genome, one window contains:
- the preA gene encoding NAD-dependent dihydropyrimidine dehydrogenase subunit PreA, translating to NIGDIRFPARAAKRAKANGVSLINTINSIMGVDINSFELKPNIGGKGGHGGFAGSAVKPIALNMISQVANDKEVQLPISGIGGISTWKDAVEFMLLGSTSVQLCTAVMHYGFRIINDLTEGLSNWMEEKGFTKCTDFIGKSLHRIDDFGNFDLLFHSVARIDAAKCIHCNLCYVACEDTAHQCIDLKPLNGNGHKKELNTEFPIFQPEVREKDCVGCALCSLVCPVEGCITMIKLPRHNSKTWNQLVKELPQPMTWESLREFQKKYGIEIH from the coding sequence CGAACATTGGTGATATTCGTTTTCCCGCGCGTGCTGCAAAACGTGCAAAGGCAAACGGTGTTTCGCTTATCAATACCATCAATAGCATTATGGGCGTTGATATCAATTCGTTTGAATTAAAACCGAACATCGGTGGAAAAGGCGGACACGGTGGATTTGCCGGCTCAGCAGTAAAACCGATTGCGCTCAATATGATTTCACAAGTTGCAAACGATAAAGAAGTGCAGCTTCCGATTTCCGGTATCGGTGGAATTTCTACGTGGAAAGATGCAGTGGAATTTATGCTTCTCGGCTCAACGAGTGTTCAACTTTGCACTGCGGTAATGCATTATGGTTTTCGCATCATCAACGATTTGACGGAAGGACTTTCCAACTGGATGGAAGAAAAAGGTTTTACAAAATGCACGGACTTCATCGGTAAATCGCTTCATCGCATTGATGATTTCGGAAATTTCGATTTGCTGTTTCATTCCGTTGCGCGAATTGATGCGGCGAAATGTATTCATTGCAATTTGTGTTACGTTGCGTGCGAAGATACAGCGCATCAATGTATTGATTTGAAACCACTCAATGGCAATGGGCATAAGAAAGAGTTGAATACAGAATTTCCCATCTTTCAACCGGAAGTGCGGGAGAAAGATTGTGTTGGGTGTGCGTTGTGTTCACTCGTTTGTCCCGTTGAAGGATGTATTACGATGATTAAACTACCGCGACACAATTCAAAAACATGGAATCAACTCGTGAAAGAACTTCCGCAACCCATGACG